Proteins found in one Mucilaginibacter gracilis genomic segment:
- a CDS encoding helix-turn-helix domain-containing protein, translating to MLLSIYMNIGDQIKKIRTAKNLSQKEVALSLDMDQAQFSRIENGKTDPAFSTIEKVAQALGVGLAELVNVEEDILEVNSYDKSIIEKMALIDQLEEKEKSAFFTILDALVSKKRLKESLSNALNLA from the coding sequence GTGCTATTAAGCATTTACATGAACATTGGCGACCAGATAAAAAAGATAAGAACGGCTAAGAATCTCTCACAGAAAGAGGTGGCTTTATCTTTGGATATGGATCAGGCACAATTTTCACGAATTGAGAACGGCAAAACAGATCCTGCTTTCTCTACCATTGAGAAAGTGGCCCAGGCCTTAGGTGTTGGCCTTGCTGAACTGGTGAATGTTGAAGAAGATATTCTGGAAGTGAACTCTTATGATAAATCGATCATTGAGAAAATGGCTTTGATCGATCAGTTAGAAGAAAAAGAGAAGTCAGCCTTTTTTACAATATTGGATGCCCTGGTATCTAAAAAAAGGTTAAAGGAATCGCTTTCTAACGCGCTCAACTTAGCATAA
- a CDS encoding tyrosine-type recombinase/integrase: MNKKYEFAPATLAALEPFREYLKQEQFSHSYIHQTINYTATFHEWLTGQSLELAQLTHADVMEFADQLRQKGFSIKLINQIMRTLRYYFSHLQQEQEIGINPAAGIILKGTVRNLPHDLLTMPEMEALYESYQVTDNRTYRNKVIIGLLVYQGVTRDELSHLRPEHLKLREGKIHIPATGRQLGRLLPLQPHQILELHEYLLVIRPKILAERLAERPGRKPNHYKDEQEIERLFISINAQEDIKNSLLHLNYALRRLNPKYKHAKQIRQSVITEWLKEKNLRTVQYMAGHRYVSSTERYKTTNLEDLKEALNKHHPLTLS, encoded by the coding sequence ATGAACAAAAAATATGAGTTCGCCCCGGCTACGCTGGCCGCTTTAGAACCTTTCCGGGAATATCTGAAACAAGAGCAGTTCAGCCACAGCTACATCCATCAAACCATCAACTATACAGCTACATTCCACGAATGGTTAACCGGCCAAAGCCTGGAGTTAGCGCAGCTTACCCATGCCGATGTGATGGAGTTTGCCGACCAGCTCAGGCAGAAAGGCTTTAGCATCAAGCTAATCAACCAGATCATGCGGACTTTGCGATATTACTTCTCGCACCTGCAACAGGAACAGGAGATTGGCATCAATCCGGCAGCGGGAATCATACTCAAAGGTACGGTCAGAAACCTCCCGCACGACCTGTTAACCATGCCTGAAATGGAGGCGCTATATGAAAGTTACCAGGTCACTGACAATCGTACATACCGCAATAAAGTGATCATTGGCTTGCTTGTTTATCAGGGTGTTACGCGGGATGAACTGAGCCATCTGCGCCCTGAACATCTGAAACTAAGAGAGGGCAAAATCCATATCCCCGCAACTGGCAGACAACTGGGCCGGTTACTTCCATTACAGCCTCACCAAATCCTCGAACTGCATGAATACCTGTTGGTGATCCGTCCGAAAATACTGGCCGAGCGCCTGGCCGAACGACCAGGGCGAAAGCCGAATCATTACAAAGATGAACAGGAAATTGAGCGTTTGTTTATCAGCATAAATGCCCAGGAAGACATCAAAAACAGCCTTTTACACCTTAACTACGCGCTTCGAAGACTCAACCCTAAATACAAACACGCAAAACAGATCAGGCAGAGTGTCATCACGGAATGGCTGAAAGAAAAGAACCTGCGTACTGTTCAATATATGGCCGGGCACCGCTATGTAAGTTCAACTGAAAGGTATAAAACCACCAATCTGGAAGACCTAAAAGAGGCGCTTAACAAGCATCATCCACTAACTTTATCTTAA
- a CDS encoding tyrosine-type recombinase/integrase, translating into MQGTLKNPLYIRLHAGFTQWLRILNFEPTSPRDMPKMLAEFLLYLEAQNCDHPHDIQPDHLKKYLEYLHERPSQTAAGAISLNYIRKHLQVIRKFSRYLMESGQPSFTVKLRIKGKSTNIKSILTLAEISKLYCVVKDDIYGLRDRAMLALYYGCGLRKNEAINVNVRDILPDKELVYVRKGKGYKERYVPLAGTAKTDLENYILYARPHFAGDKKEDALLLNVSGKRLTGQTCYDRLQTLKKAATIQKPVGLHTLRHSIASHLLHSGMQLEQIQRFLGHGSMESTQIYTHLQHEQKI; encoded by the coding sequence ATGCAAGGCACCCTAAAAAATCCGCTGTATATCCGGCTGCATGCCGGGTTCACTCAATGGCTGCGGATACTCAACTTTGAACCTACCAGTCCCCGCGATATGCCCAAAATGCTGGCCGAGTTCCTTCTTTACTTAGAAGCCCAAAACTGCGACCATCCACACGATATTCAGCCAGATCACCTTAAAAAATACCTGGAATATCTGCATGAAAGGCCAAGCCAGACCGCTGCCGGTGCGATCAGCCTGAACTATATCCGGAAACACTTACAGGTGATCCGCAAGTTCAGCCGTTACCTGATGGAGAGCGGCCAGCCCAGCTTTACCGTGAAATTGCGTATCAAAGGCAAAAGCACCAATATCAAAAGTATATTGACCCTGGCCGAGATCAGCAAGCTTTATTGTGTGGTTAAAGATGATATATACGGGCTAAGGGACAGGGCGATGCTTGCCCTGTATTATGGCTGCGGGTTACGAAAGAATGAAGCTATAAACGTCAATGTTAGGGACATTCTGCCCGATAAGGAACTGGTTTACGTCCGCAAAGGGAAAGGTTATAAAGAGCGTTATGTGCCACTGGCGGGTACTGCTAAAACCGATCTGGAGAACTACATTCTGTATGCCCGTCCGCACTTCGCCGGTGATAAAAAAGAGGATGCTTTACTGCTCAATGTTAGTGGCAAAAGGCTCACTGGTCAAACCTGCTATGACCGTTTACAAACACTGAAAAAAGCGGCGACTATCCAAAAACCTGTGGGCCTGCATACCCTGCGGCACAGTATTGCCAGCCACCTGCTTCATTCCGGCATGCAACTGGAACAGATACAGCGCTTTTTAGGGCATGGCAGCATGGAAAGTACGCAGATCTACACCCATCTTCAGCATGAACAAAAAATATGA